One stretch of Podospora pseudoanserina strain CBS 124.78 chromosome 4, whole genome shotgun sequence DNA includes these proteins:
- a CDS encoding hypothetical protein (EggNog:ENOG503PB59; COG:S) has product MLQEVSGCFNKEAKSDNSWPAGSRFMSSIHDARCGQSSNQSFLSVVATSHVSRKRKKKKMSKLTKLCVTAGTGTGIWAIEVGDKYPNTTVTGIDLSPIQPNYVPENVHFFVDDFDEEWVDPDDKYDFIHIRNVMHSVTDTKALLSRVMRHLKPGGYIEIQDLDITPLSDDDTLTPTTPYALRDFLKYMAAGLAALGSHMHAVHKLPDELEAAGFEDIKKSKHKAPIGMWPKDKRLRLCGLFLRTAMMDGLRGVSQRPMAALGWTPLQIEMVLVNVRKALMDPKVHAYFTFHVIYARKPLQAGGGPGSDEP; this is encoded by the exons GCCAGCCGGCTCCAGATTCATGTCGTCCATTCATGATGCCCGCTGTGGGCAGTCAAGCAACCAATCTTTCCTGTCCGTCGTTGCGACCAGTCATGTTtcacgaaaaagaaaaaaaaagaaaatgtcGAAGCTGACCAAGCTGTGTGTTACGGCAGGTACCGGAACGGGCATATGGGCAATAGAAG TCGGCGACAAatacccaaacaccacaGTCACCGGCATCgacctctcccccatccagCCAAACTACGTCCCCGAGAACGTCCACTTCTTCGTCGACGACTTTGACGAAGAATGGGTCGACCCGGACGACAAGTACGACTTTATCCACATCCGAAATGTGATGCACTCCGTGACGGATACAAAAGCGCTGCTTTCGCGGGTGATGCG CCACCTCAAACCAGGAGGCTATATCGAAATCCAAGACCTAgacatcacccccctctccgacgacgacaccctcacccccacgACCCCCTACGCCCTACGGGATTTTCTAAAATACATGGCCGCCGGGCTCGCAGCCCTGGGCTCGCACATGCACGCCGTCCACAAACTACCCGATGAGCTCGAAGCGGCTGGCTTCGAAGACATCAAGAAATCCAAACACAAAGCGCCCATAGGGATGTGGCCCAAGGACAAGAGGTTACGACTTTGCGGGTTGTTTTTGaggacggcgatgatggacGGGCTGAGGGGTGTGAGCCAGAGGCCGATGGCGGCGTTGGGGTGGACGCCGCTGCAAAttgagatggtgttggtcAATGTGAGGAAGGCGTTGATGGATCCAAAGGTGCATGCGTATTTTACTTTTCATGTCATCTATGCTAGGAAACCGCTGCAGGCAGGAGGGGGTCCTGGGTCTGATGAACCATGA